From the Rhodoferax mekongensis genome, one window contains:
- a CDS encoding transposase yields the protein MARLPRLAIAGYLHHVLQRGAHGQSICSATEDYEELLNAIHLAARQHQVAVHGYVLLQDHFHLLLTPANEQGLALMMQSLGRTYVRYFNRKYDRKGTLWEGRFKSAVLQPRHALAVLTFMDLHPSRAGIGLPPSGYPWSSYSHYSGVITDKRIVTHPAYWALGNTPFAREAAYQAAAREGLNSVQLQQITDSVTRGWALADDDFVAELQKSTTRRLVRKTPGRPRKVTASD from the coding sequence ATGGCACGACTTCCCCGCTTGGCAATTGCCGGATATCTGCACCACGTTTTGCAGCGCGGTGCGCATGGCCAGTCCATCTGCTCGGCCACGGAGGATTACGAAGAGCTGCTGAATGCGATACACCTCGCGGCACGGCAACATCAGGTCGCTGTGCATGGCTATGTGCTGTTGCAAGATCACTTCCATCTGTTGTTGACGCCTGCCAACGAGCAGGGCTTGGCGCTCATGATGCAGTCTTTGGGGCGTACTTATGTGCGCTACTTCAACCGCAAATACGACCGCAAAGGTACCTTGTGGGAGGGGCGCTTCAAATCCGCGGTTTTGCAGCCACGCCACGCCTTGGCGGTACTGACCTTTATGGACCTGCATCCGTCGCGCGCCGGTATCGGATTGCCGCCTTCAGGCTATCCGTGGTCCAGCTACTCGCATTACAGCGGCGTCATCACCGACAAGCGTATCGTGACCCACCCCGCCTATTGGGCATTGGGCAATACGCCCTTTGCGCGCGAGGCAGCCTACCAAGCGGCGGCCCGGGAGGGCCTCAATTCAGTGCAACTCCAGCAAATCACCGACTCGGTGACCCGTGGATGGGCGTTGGCGGACGATGATTTCGTTGCGGAATTGCAAAAAAGTACCACGCGACGTTTGGTGCGCAAAACGCCAGGACGCCCCCGTAAGGTAACTGCTTCAGACTAA
- a CDS encoding MBL fold metallo-hydrolase → MAVELYKDAHHCCVMFTDLVSDETEAVQANQFLIVDHGEGVILDPGGNMTYNELNLTMRKYIAPQHLDYIIASHADPDIIASLDRWMTSTQAKLLISQLWARFAPHFCKIGKTEDRIIPIPDEGGKLRFGKTELWLLPAHFLHAEGNFQFYDPVSKILFSGDLGVSMLSGQDARKPITNLMPMPHGMEAFHRRYMVSNKILKLWVRMVRGLEISMIVPQHGAPLQGAAIAQLLDWLDNLSCGIDLMGTPQYQLPVTGL, encoded by the coding sequence ATGGCTGTTGAACTCTACAAAGACGCCCATCACTGCTGTGTGATGTTCACGGATCTCGTGTCCGACGAAACCGAAGCGGTGCAGGCCAATCAGTTTCTTATCGTCGACCATGGAGAAGGGGTGATCCTGGACCCGGGCGGCAATATGACCTACAACGAGTTGAATCTGACGATGCGCAAGTACATAGCGCCTCAGCACCTCGACTACATCATCGCCTCCCACGCCGACCCGGACATCATTGCCTCCCTGGACCGCTGGATGACCTCCACCCAGGCCAAGTTGTTGATTTCTCAGCTTTGGGCCCGTTTCGCCCCCCACTTCTGCAAAATCGGCAAGACGGAGGATCGCATCATTCCCATTCCGGATGAGGGGGGCAAACTCCGCTTCGGCAAAACCGAGCTGTGGCTGTTACCCGCGCACTTTCTGCATGCCGAGGGCAATTTTCAGTTTTATGACCCCGTGAGCAAGATCCTGTTTTCCGGCGACCTAGGTGTTTCCATGCTCAGTGGACAGGACGCGCGCAAACCCATCACCAACTTGATGCCTATGCCTCATGGCATGGAGGCGTTTCACCGCCGCTACATGGTCAGCAACAAAATCCTCAAGCTGTGGGTGCGCATGGTTCGTGGGCTGGAGATTTCAATGATCGTTCCGCAGCATGGCGCGCCCTTGCAAGGGGCTGCCATTGCCCAGTTGTTGGATTGGCTGGATAACCTGTCATGCGGCATTGATCTCATGGGCACGCCTCAATACCAATTGCCGGTGACGGGTCTGTAA
- a CDS encoding glutamate synthase-related protein — translation MTTAAEIQHLKDHGLYSNANEHDACGVGFVAHIRGEKSHDIVKNALKILENLDHRGAVGADPLMGDGAGILIQLPDALYREEMAKQGVALPPQGEYGVGMIFLPKEHASRLACEQEMERAIKAEGQVLLGWRDVPVNRDMPMSPTVREKEPILRQVFIGRGNDVIVQDALERKLYVIRKTASANIQALGLKHSKEYYVPSMSSRTVVYKGLLLADQVGVYFKDLEDARCVSALGLVHQRFSTNTFPEWPLAHPYRYVAHNGEINTVKGNYNWMKAREGVMSSPVLAADLQKLYPISFADQSDTATFDNCLELLTMAGYPISQAVMMMIPEPWEQHTTMDERRKAFYEYHAAMMEPWDGPASIVFTDGRQIGATLDRNGLRPSRYCITDDDLVIMGSESGVLPVPENKIVRKWRLQPGKMFLIDLEQGRMIDDEELKASLANSKPYKQWIENLRIKLDDVSFDERRTDKALSAVVAGVEPKRVTDQVSLLDRQQAFGFTQEDLKFLIAPMASAGEEAIGSMGNDSPLAVLSDKNKPLYSYFKQLFAQVTNPPIDPIREAIVMSLVSFIGPKPNLLDINQVNPPMRLEVSQPILDFADMAKVRDIEHHTQGKFRSYTLDITYPLSWGHEGVEAKLASLCAEAVDAIKSGKNILIISDRSISPTQVAIPALLALSAIHQHLVREGLRTTAGLVVETGTAREVHHFAVLAGYGAEAVHPYLAMETLQVIHKDLPGDLSADKAIYNYIKAIGKGLSKIMSKMGVSTYMSYCGAQLFEAIGLNTETIDKYFTRTPSKVEGIGVFEIAEEAIRMHKLAFGDSPVLANALDAGGEYAWRTRGEEHMWTPDAIAKLQHSTRANNWNTYKEYAQIINDQSKRHLTLRGLFEFKVDPAKAIPLEEVEPAKEIVKRFATGAMSLGSISTEAHATLAVAMNRIGGKSNTGEGGEDAARYRNELKGIPIKQGDSLKSVIGAENVEVDLPLQAGDSLRSRIKQVASGRFGVTAEYLSSADQIQIKMAQGAKPGEGGQLPGGKVSDYIGKLRHSVPGVGLISPPPHHDIYSIEDLAQLIHDLKNVAPHSDISVKLVSEIGVGTIAAGVAKCKADHVVIAGHDGGTGASPWSSIKHAGSPWEIGLAETQQTLVLNRLRSRIRVQADGQMKTGRDVAIGALLGADEFGFATAPLVVEGCIMMRKCHLNTCPVGVATQDPVLRAKFSGKPEHVVNYFFFIAEEVRQIMAQLGIRKFDDMIGRSDLLDTRKGIEHWKAQGLDFGRLFAQPQVPADVPRFQVLTQEHGLEKALDNVLIAKSRAAIDKGERVQFMEVARNVNRSVGAMLSGAVTKVHPEGLPDDTIRIQLEGTGGQSFGAFLAKGITLYLIGDANDYTGKGLSGGRVVVRPSIDFRGEAIRNTIVGNTVMYGATTGEAFLSGVAGERFAVRLSGATAVVEGTGDHGCEYMTGGTVAVLGKTGRNFAAGMSGGIAYVYDEDGQFAKRCNTAMVSLEKVLTAAEQEATLDKGIWHRGETDEAQLKKLLEDHNRWTGSKRARELLDNWDVSRAKFVKVFPNEYKRALGEIHARGLGVLQKSAVAPAKSAPAATKKEAAAAK, via the coding sequence ATGACTACGGCAGCCGAAATCCAACACCTCAAAGACCACGGTTTGTATTCCAACGCCAACGAGCACGATGCCTGCGGCGTCGGCTTTGTGGCGCACATTCGTGGCGAAAAGAGCCACGACATCGTCAAGAACGCACTCAAGATCCTTGAAAACCTCGACCACCGGGGCGCGGTGGGTGCGGACCCCCTGATGGGTGACGGCGCCGGCATCTTGATTCAGCTGCCCGATGCGCTTTACCGTGAAGAAATGGCCAAGCAAGGCGTGGCCTTGCCCCCGCAGGGCGAGTACGGTGTTGGCATGATCTTCCTGCCCAAGGAGCATGCTTCCCGACTCGCTTGCGAGCAAGAGATGGAACGCGCCATCAAGGCCGAAGGCCAAGTATTGTTGGGTTGGCGCGATGTGCCGGTGAACCGTGACATGCCCATGTCGCCCACCGTGCGTGAAAAAGAACCTATCCTGCGCCAGGTATTCATTGGCCGCGGCAACGACGTGATCGTGCAGGACGCGCTGGAACGCAAGCTGTACGTGATCCGCAAAACTGCCAGTGCCAACATCCAGGCCCTGGGCCTGAAGCACTCCAAAGAGTATTACGTGCCCAGCATGTCCAGCCGCACCGTGGTCTACAAGGGCCTGCTGCTGGCTGACCAGGTGGGCGTGTATTTCAAGGACCTGGAAGACGCCCGCTGCGTGTCAGCTTTGGGACTGGTGCACCAGCGCTTCTCCACCAACACCTTCCCCGAGTGGCCATTGGCTCACCCTTACCGCTACGTGGCGCACAACGGTGAAATCAACACGGTCAAAGGCAACTACAACTGGATGAAGGCGCGCGAAGGCGTCATGTCGTCTCCCGTGCTGGCTGCCGACCTGCAAAAGCTGTACCCCATCAGCTTTGCAGACCAGTCCGATACGGCCACCTTCGACAACTGCCTTGAGTTGTTGACCATGGCAGGCTACCCAATCAGCCAAGCCGTGATGATGATGATTCCCGAGCCATGGGAGCAGCACACCACCATGGACGAGCGCCGCAAAGCCTTCTACGAATACCACGCCGCCATGATGGAACCATGGGATGGCCCGGCTTCTATTGTGTTCACCGACGGTCGCCAGATTGGCGCCACACTGGACCGCAACGGCCTGCGTCCATCCCGCTACTGCATCACTGATGACGACTTGGTCATCATGGGCTCCGAGTCCGGCGTGTTGCCGGTACCTGAGAACAAAATCGTGCGTAAGTGGCGCCTGCAGCCCGGCAAGATGTTCCTGATCGACCTGGAACAAGGCCGCATGATTGATGACGAAGAGCTCAAAGCCAGCCTCGCCAACAGCAAGCCCTACAAGCAGTGGATTGAGAACCTGCGCATCAAGCTGGACGATGTGTCGTTTGACGAGCGTCGCACCGACAAAGCCTTGTCCGCGGTAGTGGCAGGCGTAGAGCCCAAGCGTGTCACCGACCAAGTGAGTCTGCTGGACCGCCAGCAAGCCTTCGGGTTTACGCAGGAAGACCTGAAGTTCCTGATTGCCCCCATGGCAAGCGCCGGCGAAGAGGCCATCGGCTCCATGGGCAACGACAGCCCATTGGCGGTGTTGTCGGACAAAAACAAGCCGCTGTACAGCTACTTCAAGCAGCTGTTTGCGCAGGTGACGAACCCGCCTATTGACCCAATCCGCGAAGCCATCGTGATGTCATTGGTGTCCTTCATCGGACCCAAGCCCAACCTGTTGGACATCAACCAGGTGAACCCGCCGATGCGCCTCGAGGTGAGCCAGCCCATTCTGGACTTCGCCGACATGGCCAAGGTGCGCGACATCGAGCACCACACCCAAGGTAAGTTCCGCAGCTACACCTTGGATATCACCTACCCCTTGTCATGGGGTCATGAGGGCGTGGAAGCCAAGCTGGCATCCTTGTGCGCCGAAGCGGTGGATGCCATCAAGAGCGGCAAGAACATCCTGATCATCAGCGACCGCAGCATCAGTCCCACGCAAGTGGCGATTCCTGCCTTGTTGGCACTCTCGGCCATCCACCAGCATCTGGTGCGCGAAGGTTTGCGTACCACCGCCGGGCTGGTGGTGGAAACCGGCACGGCTCGCGAAGTCCACCACTTCGCGGTGTTGGCGGGTTACGGTGCAGAAGCTGTTCACCCCTATCTCGCTATGGAAACATTGCAGGTCATCCATAAAGACCTGCCGGGTGACCTGAGCGCTGACAAAGCGATCTACAACTACATCAAGGCGATCGGCAAGGGCCTGTCCAAGATCATGTCCAAAATGGGCGTGTCGACCTACATGTCTTACTGCGGTGCCCAGTTGTTCGAAGCCATCGGCCTGAACACCGAAACCATCGACAAATATTTCACCCGCACCCCCAGCAAGGTGGAAGGTATCGGTGTGTTCGAGATCGCTGAAGAAGCCATCCGCATGCACAAGCTGGCGTTTGGTGACAGCCCGGTACTGGCCAACGCGCTGGACGCTGGCGGTGAATACGCCTGGCGTACCCGTGGTGAAGAGCACATGTGGACACCGGACGCGATTGCAAAGTTGCAACACTCTACCCGTGCGAACAACTGGAACACCTACAAAGAGTACGCCCAGATCATCAACGACCAGTCCAAGCGCCACCTGACGCTGCGCGGCTTGTTCGAATTCAAAGTGGACCCTGCCAAGGCCATTCCGCTGGAAGAAGTCGAGCCCGCCAAGGAAATCGTCAAACGCTTTGCAACCGGCGCCATGTCTTTGGGCTCCATCTCCACCGAAGCGCACGCGACGCTGGCTGTGGCCATGAACCGCATCGGTGGCAAGAGCAACACCGGTGAAGGTGGTGAAGACGCGGCACGTTACCGCAACGAACTCAAGGGTATCCCGATCAAGCAGGGCGACAGCCTCAAGAGTGTGATCGGTGCCGAGAACGTGGAAGTGGACCTGCCCTTGCAGGCCGGCGACTCCCTGCGTAGCCGCATCAAGCAAGTAGCGTCCGGCCGGTTCGGTGTCACTGCCGAGTACCTGTCCAGTGCCGACCAGATCCAGATCAAGATGGCTCAGGGCGCCAAACCCGGTGAGGGCGGCCAGTTGCCAGGCGGCAAAGTGTCTGACTACATCGGTAAGCTGCGTCACTCTGTGCCCGGCGTGGGCCTGATTTCGCCCCCTCCGCACCACGACATTTACTCCATCGAGGACTTGGCCCAGCTGATCCACGACTTGAAGAACGTGGCTCCGCACTCCGACATCTCGGTGAAGCTGGTGTCTGAGATCGGTGTGGGCACCATCGCCGCGGGCGTCGCCAAGTGCAAGGCGGACCATGTGGTGATCGCTGGTCACGACGGTGGTACCGGTGCATCGCCCTGGTCTTCCATCAAGCATGCGGGTTCCCCATGGGAAATCGGTTTGGCCGAAACCCAGCAGACCCTGGTTCTGAACCGTCTGCGCAGCCGCATCCGCGTGCAGGCTGACGGCCAAATGAAGACTGGCCGCGACGTCGCTATTGGCGCCTTGTTGGGTGCGGATGAATTCGGCTTTGCCACTGCACCGTTGGTGGTCGAAGGCTGCATCATGATGCGCAAGTGCCACCTGAATACCTGCCCCGTGGGCGTGGCGACCCAAGACCCCGTGTTGCGCGCCAAGTTCTCCGGCAAGCCGGAGCACGTGGTGAACTACTTCTTCTTCATCGCTGAAGAAGTGCGCCAGATCATGGCCCAGCTGGGTATCCGCAAGTTTGACGACATGATCGGCCGTTCTGATCTGCTCGACACCCGCAAGGGCATCGAACACTGGAAGGCACAAGGTTTGGACTTTGGTCGTTTGTTTGCGCAGCCGCAGGTTCCTGCTGACGTGCCTCGATTCCAGGTGCTGACCCAGGAGCATGGTCTGGAAAAAGCTTTGGACAACGTGCTGATCGCCAAGAGCCGTGCCGCCATCGACAAAGGCGAACGCGTGCAGTTCATGGAAGTGGCCCGCAACGTGAACCGCTCGGTGGGCGCCATGCTCTCCGGCGCGGTCACCAAGGTACATCCCGAAGGCTTGCCGGACGACACCATCCGCATCCAACTGGAAGGTACCGGCGGTCAGTCCTTCGGCGCTTTTCTGGCCAAGGGCATCACCCTGTACCTGATCGGTGACGCCAACGACTACACCGGCAAGGGCCTGTCCGGCGGCCGCGTGGTGGTGCGTCCGAGTATCGACTTCCGTGGCGAAGCTATCCGCAACACTATCGTGGGCAACACGGTGATGTACGGTGCGACCACCGGCGAAGCGTTCCTGAGCGGCGTAGCGGGTGAGCGCTTTGCGGTCCGGCTGTCGGGCGCCACTGCCGTGGTGGAAGGTACCGGCGACCACGGTTGCGAGTACATGACCGGCGGTACGGTGGCTGTGCTGGGCAAGACCGGCCGCAACTTTGCAGCCGGCATGAGCGGCGGTATCGCATACGTCTACGACGAAGATGGCCAATTCGCCAAGCGCTGCAACACCGCCATGGTGAGCCTGGAGAAGGTGCTGACTGCCGCCGAGCAGGAAGCCACCCTCGACAAGGGCATCTGGCACCGTGGTGAAACCGATGAGGCCCAGCTGAAAAAGCTGCTGGAAGACCACAACCGCTGGACCGGCAGCAAGCGCGCCCGCGAACTGTTGGACAACTGGGACGTCTCCCGCGCCAAGTTCGTGAAGGTGTTCCCCAACGAGTACAAGCGTGCCTTGGGTGAGATTCATGCACGCGGACTTGGGGTTTTGCAAAAATCGGCTGTAGCGCCCGCCAAGTCTGCGCCAGCAGCTACCAAAAAAGAAGCAGCGGCTGCCAAGTAA